DNA from Planctomycetota bacterium:
GTCCGCATGTCCGCGAAGATCGCCTTCAGCTCCGACCGCACGATCCCGTAGTCCGTCCGACCGCCCTTGCGACCCAGGCGGTTCAGCCGGCACACGTACTGAAACAGCGGCTCGCAGATCTCAACCAGCGTTGCCATCCTTCACTCCCGCGGCGTCCACCGCCTCCACCCCACCCGCGCCACGCCCCACGCCCTTACGGCACCGTCATGTACAGGCTGATCTCCTGGTAGTCCAGAGGCTCCAGCTCCGACCAGCGCACCGCCATCGCCTTCTCCCCGTTCACCCGCTCCCACATCTTCTGGCTCTGCCCCAGGTCCAGCTTGAAGTAGTGCAGGTCGATCGCGCCGGGCAGCTCCATCGGCGGCACCCGCTCCCACGCCAGCTTCATCCCGAAGATGTTCAGCTTGATCATGCTCTTGGGCATCACCTTGAACCGGTCCTGGTCCTCCACCAGCGCCACCAGCTTCGTCGCGTCCAGCTTCGTCTTGATCCCCAGGTAGTACCCGTTCGGCTGCGTCAGGTGCTCGTCCGTCAGGTTCAGCGCCAGGTGCTGCCCGTCCTTCACGAACGGCACCTGCACGAACCGCTTCTGCACGTCGCCGCGCAGCAGCGGGCGGATCCGCCGGTCCAGCTCCATGAAGATCGTGCCCGGGTTGTCGTGGTCGTACTTGGGCGCCTCGAACGGATCGCGGTCCGGGCTCAACGCCGCCAGCTCGCCCTGCAGCTCGCGCAGCATCAGGAACACGTCGTAGGGCGACATCGACCCCGACCCGCCGATGCCCCCCGCGGCCGCCGCCGGCAGGATCGCCGAGAACCGGTTCAGCGTCCGCAGTCGCAGCACCTGCATCAGCTGCGGGCCCTTCAGATTCTCCAGAACCCACCCGCCGCGGGTCATCTGGTTCACCAGTTCCTTGCGGGCGGCCTCCACGCCCGCGCCCAGGTCGCGCACGATGTTCCGCAGCGTCGCGTTGCCCCCCAGCACCATGCAGGGCGGGATGAACCGCGGGTCCGGGCGGGGCAGCGTCTGCTCCTCCGCCGCGTGCATGATCCGCAGCAGGGGCAGCACTTCCAGGTCCGTCAGGTCCTCGCCCTCGACGACCAGGCGCGCGTTGATGCGGCGCACCATCATGGGCTGCGTGTTGTCGCCCGTGTTCTCGTCGGCCCGCTGCACCTCCGACACCCGGTACAGCCGCTTCACGCGGGCTTCTTCCTGCACCGCGCGACGCGCCGCCCCGCCGCCGCCCGAGAGCATCGCCTCGACCGTGTTCGCCCGCCCGTTCTGCCAGAGCGGGACGCCCAGCCCCACCAGGAACGAGCCCGACGACGCCTGGAACACCCGCTTGATGTCCAGCGCGGGGATCTCCGCGTTCCCCGGCACGTCGATCTCCAGCCCGCTGGGCATCACCGCCCGCAGCCGGTCGATCCGGATCAGCATGTTCTCGAGCGCGTCGCTCGACACCCGCAGCTCGATCACCCCGTACGGGAACGCCCACGTCAGCCGACGCTCACGCCACCCGGCCTCCAGCAGGTCCCGCTGCATCGCCTGCAGATGGTGCGGCTGGAGAAACATCCCCTCGTGCCAGTGGACCTGCCCCGTGCTCGACATGCATCGTCCCCTTCGGGCGCCCCCGCCCCGTTCCCCGACTCGACAGGACCTACTTGATCACCTGGCTCAGCCCGGCGTCCACGTCCTTCGCGATCATCGCCTTCAGCTTCTTCTCGATCGCCTGGGCGTCCACGCCCTCCATCTGGCGCACGTACTGCTTCCAGTTCTTGACGTCCTTGCTCTCCATCAGCGACCCGGACCCCGCCGCCTTCCCGATCGCCTCCACCGAGAACACGCTCAGGTGCTCGCGCGCGTACGCGCGGCCTCCCTCCGTCACGCCCTTCATCAGCAGCGAGATCAGGCTCCGCAGGCGGTACGCGCTCTTCGCCACCGACTCGCGCGGGACCTTCTCGTCGCCCAGCATGAACTTGGGAAGCTCCGTCTTCAGCGCCGGGAACACCTGGTTCTTCGCGTCCGGCGCCATGTCCCGCCAGTACGAGCACGCCCACGGCTCCAGGCGCAGCGTGAACTCCGCCAGGATCGCCGCCAGCTCCGTCACCCGGTTGCCGTCCAGCGGTGCCTCCGCCGGCAGCCCCGTCTGCTTGCGCAGCTCCGCCGCCGCGTTCCCGCTCCCGCTGAACATCGGCGACGCGCTCATCGCCGCCGCCGCCGCCGCCGTCAGCCCGCTGCTGCCCGTGCCCGCGCCCGTCCCGCCCTGGGCCGTCAGCACCGGCCCGGGCAGCGGGAACGCCCCGCGCAGTCGCTGCGCGATCTCCCGCTTCTCGGCGTCGGTCATCGTGCCCGCCATCTCCACCAGCCGGTCCGCGAGCGACTTGGGATCAGCGGGCACCTGCGGCGCCGCCGGGGCCCGTGGGGCCGGCGCCGGGGCCGCGGCTGCTTCGCCCGCCGACCACGTCGGGAACGAGACGAGCAGGTCCTTCAGGAACGGCTCGCGCTCCGCCGGCTGCAGCGACGCGATCGCCTGCTGCACCTGGTCGCGGATCTGCTCGGCCCGCATGTCCGCCGGCTGGTCCGCGAGCTGCGCGTGCAGCACCCGCAGCTTGCGCGACAGCGACTGCAACCGGCGTCCCCGCTCGTTGGGTGAATCCATCACGCCACACACCTCCAGCATCCCCCGCGCCGGAGGAACCCGTCGCGAACCGTCCCATCTTACCGGACATCAGCCCCCGCTCAAAGCCGACGCCCGCTCGTCGTGCCCGCGCCGGTAACAGCGCCCGCACGCCCGCCCCGCGCCGCACAGCCCGTCTCGTGGCGCGCCACGCCGCCCTTCGCCTCCATCATCCCTGTTTCCAGCCCGTGCATCGCTCGATCTTCCGTGCACTGGAGGTCGCCCATGCCCGCCCGCCGCACCCGACTCGCCATCGCCTCGCTCGCCGTCCTCGCTCTCGGCGGGTGCTTCTCCCGCCACACCCCGTCCGCATTCGTCCACCCGCGCGGCTCGGGCAACACCGTCGCGTCCGACAGCCTGGGCTCCCGCATGGTCACCCACCAGCAGCACGTCCGCTCGACCCAGGGCGACCGCGACAGCGCCACCGCCTTCGTCGAGCCCGAGTAGGCCCAACCTACGGCGTCGAGCCCGTCAGATACGCCGTCCCCGCCAACTGCGCCAGCACCCGGTCCTTCGGCGTGCCCGCGCCCCCGCCCGCGCCCGATGAGAACGCCAGGCGGAACCCGACATCCGAGAAACCCTGCGGCTCGCTCGTGCTGGCCCGGAATCCGGCCGCCTCTTCTCCGCGCCCCAGCGCCCGCACGGTCTGGCGAGGCTCGATCGTCCCGCCCGACATCGCCGAGCCGCCGATCACGCCCAGCCCCGCCAGCGACGTCCCGCCCAACGCCTCACGACAACTCGCCAGCGTCGCCCGCACCGGCAGCGCGTCCATCGCCGCCGGGTTCTCGTGCACCCACTCCGCCGCGTTCCCCACCAGGTTCTTGAACCGCCCCGTCCCCGCCGTCACGTCGCGGAACCACAGCACCCCGTCGGTCTCCGTCACCGCCGGCGTGCCGTCCGCGTCGTCCTGCACGCGTTCACCCTGCAGTTGCAGGTGATCGCCCATCGGGAACTGCAGCTTGTCGTACGGCCGCGCGCCGTTCTGAATGATCGACTTCAGCTGCGCGATGTACGCGTGCTGGGTCGCCCACGTCGCGTCCCGGCGGTTCGCATCGCCCGGGCCCGTGTCCGCGGCCAACTGCCACTCGCCCGGCGAGGGCAGCCGGCACCCCGCCCACGACGCCGCCAGCAGCGCCGCCGCCGCCGGCACCCGCGTCATCGGCGAGTTCGCGTTCGGCGGCGTGGGCGCCGGCAACTGCGGGTCGTAGTAGCCCGTCTCGGGCAGCGCGTTCGTGGACACCAGCCAGCCGGCCCCCGTCGGGTCGCGGCGCGGGTCGTTCTCCCGGCGCTCGCTGATCTCCATCTCCTCGCCGGCGACCCACGTCCACGCCGACGGTCCCCGGCGCGCGGTCACGCTCTGGGCGTTGAGGCGCATGCGCCCGTGCGCCTTGGCGATGTCCTCCCACTGGTTCGCCGCCGTCATGAGGTCGATGAACAGCCCGACCGACGCCTCTTCCGTGCACACGTACACCGCCCCGTCCGCGCTGTTTGATACCCGCACGAACTCAAGGTCATAGCTCCGCCCGCTCGGCGCCGTCCACGCGTAGTTCATCACCGACCCGTCCGCGCCCGCCCCGAACCGTCCCGTCCAGCCCACCCGCGCCGGGCCCACGTCCTTCGTCAGGTCCGTCACCTTCCCCGCCGCCACCGGATCCAGCGCCCTGAACAACGTCTCCCACGCCGGCGCGCTCCCCGCGGCCCGCTCCGCATCCAGCCAGGCCTTCACCACCGGCGCGACCGCGTTGATCTGGTCCTCCGCCCGCCCGTCGGCGATCGCCCGCACCCGCGCCGCGAACTGGTACCGCCCGTAGTTGCGCCGCACCCACGGCTGCGCCTTCGCGAGGTCGCCCTCGCTCACGCCCGCCGCGGCCATTGCCCCGAACGCGGCCTCCACCTCCGCGACGACCCCGTTCGCTCTGTCGTTGGCGAACGCGAACCACGCGTCGCGGACGTTGGCCTTGCCCGCGTCGCTCAGGGCCGCTCGCCGCCCCGCGTCGGGCACGCCCGCGATCGCCCGCTCGTACGCGTCCGCGCGCACGCCCGCGAGCGTCGACAGGTCCGCCGCCCGGGCCGGGTACCCGCGCGTGAGCAGCGTGCGCCACGCCGTCACCGCGCGCGACGCGTCCGGCCCGTTGGCCGCCTCGGTGATGGTCGTCAGCAGGTCCGAGGGGTTCTCGAGCCCCGCGATGCGTTCCAGTTCCGTGACGCGCGCCAGCACGGGCGCCACCATCGCGCCCAACTCGCCGAACGCCGCGTTGCCCGACGCGTCGTCGCGCAGATTGGCGAGCGTCTTGGCGCCCGTCGCCGGCGCTTCCGAGAGGGTCATGCCCTGCGCGAGCAGCGACTCGATCGCGACGCCCGTGCTCACCAGGGCGACCCCGGCCGCGCCGAAGTCCGTCGCGCTCTTCGCCCGCGCGCGCACGCCCGACCAGTACGCCGTGTCGTTCGCGTCCGGCACGCGGTTGTCATCGGCCACCACCTTGGCCGCCTCGGCGAGCACCTCGTCGCGCCGGCGGGCCATCGCGTCGATCAGCGGCCGCACGTTCACCGCGCTGCCCGCGGGCACGCCCGGCGCCGTAAACGTCGGCGCCGCGTCGTACACGCCCTTGGCCCACTCCTCCACGCCCCGCATGTCCCGGCGCGCCTGCGCCAGCCCCGCGCCGCCCGTCGTCTCCAGGAACGCCCGCTGCACGCGGCGCAGACGCGCCGACGCCGCCTCGCGGATCGCGGCCGCCGACCCCGGACCCTCCGCCGCGGGCGCGCTCCACGCCTCGATCGCCGCCGCGATCTGCCGCTCAACGCCCGATCGCGACTCGCTCGACGCCTTCTTGACCAGGTCGACGAACTCGGTGACGCGCGTCGCCAGCGGCTTCTGCCCCTCCTCGGGGCGCACGAGTTCTTTCACACGACGACGATTCGCCTCGCGCTGCTCCGCGCCCGCCATCAGGTCCGGCTGCCCGTCCGCGCCCGTGGGCGGAGTCGGGCTCCACTCCACCGCCGCGGCCTCGTCGATCTCCTTGAACAACGCCGCCTGCTGCTCGGCCATCTTCGCCAGCGCCGCGTCGCCCTCTCCCCCGCCGTCGCTCATCTCCGCCTGGGCGCGGCTGAAGGCGTCGGTCGCCCGCGCTCGCAGGCGCTGCGCCCAGACGTCCGGGCGCCCGCCGCGCGGGTCGTCCTCCGCCGTCGGCGTCTTGAGGGCCCCCTCGAGCGACTTCACCCCCTGAAATGTCAGCCGAAACGTCTCGCCAAGCGTCCGCGTCTCCGAGTCGACCGCGAGCTGACGGGCGGGCAGGTCGGGCGTGACGTCCTCCGGCCAGGGCACGCCCCGGTGCGCACGCACGCGCTCCACCGCCACATTGAACGCCGCCACCGCCTCGTCCCACTTCTTCGTGTCCTCTTCCGAGAACACCTTGACGCTGGTCTCGACCTGCTCGTTCACGCGCTTCACGATGGACGAGGCTTCCAGTTCCTCTTTCTCGAGCCACTGCGCGGCCGTCGCGACGCCCGCCTCCAGGTCGAGGCGTCGATCCGGGATCGTCCGAACTCCGTTCTCTTGGGTTCCTCCCAGGAAGAAGTACGCCCCCGCGCCCCCGCCCAGCAGCACGACCGCCGCGATGACCGCGATGAGCGCCTTGGGCGTGCCCTTGGGGGCGCCCTTGGCCTTGAGGCACTCGCGCAGGCGGGCGCGCATGTCCGCCGGCGTCGGCAGGGGCGTGCCCGGGGCGGTGTTCAGCCACTGCTCGCACAACACCCGCAGCGCCTCGCCCTGCCCGCCCATGCGCGACCAGTCGTCGCTGCGCTCCACCGCGCCCGCGCGCGGGGCGGGCCGGTGGGTCACGATCTGGTGCATGAACCCGGCGAGTTGGCGGACGTCGTCGACGGGCGAGTTGGCGTCCAGCTGCCCCGGGGCCGCCGGGTCGGCCAGCAGCACGCCGACACCCTCGAGCGCGTCGCCCCCGCCGGCGAGCATGACGTTCCCGCCCTTGATCGCCCCGTGCGGGCGTCCGTCCAGGTCGCCCAGCGCGTCCGCGACGCCCCCGACCACGTCCACGATGGCCCGGGCCGTCAGCTCGCGCCGCGAATCCACCAGACGCTGCCCGGTCAGTTCGTAGCGATCGGTGACGTAGTACGCGTGCGTCTCGGTGCGCCCGGCCTCGTGCACCGGCGCCCAGCGCTCGGGCGATTTCTTCGCCAGTTCCGCCTGGCGGCGCGCCCGCTGCAGGAAGAACTCCGCCTCGCGCTCGACGACCTCGGGGTCGGCGAACTCGCTCAGCGTCTGGAAGGTCTTGACGACAAACCGGGGCGGGCCGGATTCACCCGCGGGGCGCGCGGCGTGGACCTCGACCTGGCCGGCCGAGGCCAGTTCGTCTACAGACTCGAACCGGCCGAACCCAGCCATGCCCGCCCCCGCTCTCGCGCGATCTCGCGCCGCAACGCAGTCCGCCTACTTCACGACCTTCATCGGGGTCGTGCAGTCGACCTTGCCCGAGGTGACGACGATCTCCAGCCGACGCGTGCTGCTGTCCCACTTGTCCGTGGTCAGCGGGATCATCTTCTTGCGGAAGTCGGCCCCGGGCGCGAACTGCATCGTCCGCGAGTTCGCCATCACGAACAGCGTCGTCACCCCGCGGTCCTGCCACACCTTCCACATCGGATCCGACGCGGGGATCACCTTCGTGCCCGCGTCGTCGTTGCTGAACCGCAGCGTGTGCGTGTACGACGCCGCCGAGCGACGCAGCTGATCCTCGCCCGAGAAATAGCGGCTCACGTCGTACGCCTGCCACTGCCCCACGTCCGACTCCGCCACGCCCACGAGGTCCACCTCGACCAGCGGCATGCGCCCGCCCTCGCGGAGCGTCGAATCGGGCGTCACCCCCAGGTCGTACCGGCCCATGCGCAGCTTCTGCTGGCACCCGCCCAGACCCGCCGAGAGCGCCGCGATCAGCCCGATGACGAGGAACGTGAGCGTGCGTGCAGCCGTCCGGTTCATTGCGTGTCCCCTGATGAGAGAAAGGCCTGCCTAGCGTGCCGCGACCATGCACTCGCGCACGATCGCCCGAATCTCGGAGTTGAGCCGGTGGTCCGCCACGATGAGCGTGCGGCAGCCGGCCAAGAGAGCGTACAGGTCGTCCATGAGCCCGTCAAAGACCCGGTGCAGCCCGCCCGGGGGCGCATCGCCGAAGTCGCGGCATCGAGCGTCCGGGCCCAGGCCCGTGAAGCAGCGGATCGCCATCGCGATCACACCCATCCACAGCCGGGGAGGGATCACCGCCGACGCCTCCGCCGCGCGCAGGCCCGTCGCCGCCAGCATGTGCGGGCCGAGCGACTCCGCCCACCGAGGCTCGGCTGCGAACGCCCGCTCCAGGCGCGAGACGAGTTCTTCGCCCGACGACGCCTCCTGCGCGACGCGCCCCGCGAGGCTGAGCAGTTCGTCCATCGCCACCGGCAGCGACACGCCCTTGCCGGTGAGCAGCGTGCGCGTCGCGAGCACGCCCACCGCGTAGAGATCGCAGGGCGAGGACAGCATCGGCAGGATCTCGAACGTCACGTCCTGGATGGGCACGCCCAGCGCGCCCTTGAGGCGGGCCGCCACGTCCGCGGGCATCCGGCGCGGGATGGTCCGCACGCGCACCTCGCCGGGCGACATCGTCCCGCGCGAGTCGATGGTCGCGTACTGGTCCAGCCGCTCGCCCCCGACGGAGAACCGCAGCCACAGCAGGTCGCTGGGCCCGGGCATGACGCGGTCCTGGGTCGACAGCGTCGCTTCGAGGATGATCCCGCTGGCGTCGTCGCTCACCACGTTGCGCAGGCGCAGGCGCCCGCGCCCGCCCCCGCCCTGCGCCATCCCCGACGGCGCGTAGATCGACACCGCCCCGCCCCGCCCGCCGACGTAGTACCGCACGTCGGTGCCGGGGATCGTGAGCTCAAGCCCCTCGCCCGGCTCGACGAGCGCGACGCGCGCCGACCACCACAGCGGGGCCGCCGCACCGCCCCCCGAGAGCGTGACGCGGAAGCTCGAGGCCGACACGTTCAGCATCGGGGCCTGGCCCGAGGCGATCGCCGCACGCACCGCCGAGACCGCCCCGCCCAGCGCCATGAGTTTCAGGTGCAGCGCTTCGACGAGCCTCGCCGCCGGGCTCTGGCCCGCGGCCGAGGCGCTGAGCATGAGCCACCCCGCGCCGGGCACGAACTGCTCGCCGCTCGCCGTCGCCGCGATCGACTCGAGCAGCGGGTCGCCCTCGCCCTCGCCGGCGTCCAGCCCGGTCAGCGCGTCCACGTACTGCTCGTACGACAGCGGGCAGTACCGCTCGACGCGCATGAGCCCGCCCCCGAGGTTGAGCGCGAGCGCGGGCTCGGGGATGCCCATCGCCGCGGGCGTGGCGTCCTCGACGGGCAGGGGCGTCGCCTCGTCGCCCAGTTCGGGCTGGTAGAGGTGGCGCGCCAGCGTCGTGCCGTACGGGGCGGCCCCGCGGCGCGTCAGCAGCCCGTCGTCGGTGCAGAGCGTCCAGGTCGCGCCCGTCCGCCGGTCCTTGGGCTCGATCGCGCGCAGCGCCCGCGGGTCGATCAGGATCGGCGCGGGGTGCTCACGCTCCAGCCCCGTCCGCAGCACGCACGAAGCCCCGAGCGCGTGCGGCGCCTGGTCGAGCTTCTCGGCCTCTGCGAACCGCGCGACCCACCGCGCGTCCAACGCCGCGTTGCTCAGCCCCTCGCGGTAGATCGCCGGCGCCTGCGCGATGCCCGACAGGTCCTGCACCCACAGCTCGAGCCACTCGTGCACGCGCCCGCCCGCGTCGGCCAGGCAGCCC
Protein-coding regions in this window:
- the tssK gene encoding type VI secretion system baseplate subunit TssK, with the protein product MSSTGQVHWHEGMFLQPHHLQAMQRDLLEAGWRERRLTWAFPYGVIELRVSSDALENMLIRIDRLRAVMPSGLEIDVPGNAEIPALDIKRVFQASSGSFLVGLGVPLWQNGRANTVEAMLSGGGGAARRAVQEEARVKRLYRVSEVQRADENTGDNTQPMMVRRINARLVVEGEDLTDLEVLPLLRIMHAAEEQTLPRPDPRFIPPCMVLGGNATLRNIVRDLGAGVEAARKELVNQMTRGGWVLENLKGPQLMQVLRLRTLNRFSAILPAAAAGGIGGSGSMSPYDVFLMLRELQGELAALSPDRDPFEAPKYDHDNPGTIFMELDRRIRPLLRGDVQKRFVQVPFVKDGQHLALNLTDEHLTQPNGYYLGIKTKLDATKLVALVEDQDRFKVMPKSMIKLNIFGMKLAWERVPPMELPGAIDLHYFKLDLGQSQKMWERVNGEKAMAVRWSELEPLDYQEISLYMTVP